From one Flavobacteriales bacterium genomic stretch:
- a CDS encoding antitermination protein NusB gives MLNRRHLRIKVLQTLYAFTQSNNTNLVAGEKELLHGVEKMYDLYIYYLTMFDSFTHFAELKIEEAKRKIFTSEEDLNPNLKFVNNRFLALLKNNKAIKDASLTTKINWSNDVEQDVLTKLFNSFTKNDIYNEYMEKESSSFEEDKKFIVKLFKKEICNFELLLHFFEEKSVYWQDDIDLVCSMVIKTLKSFKSPDDIHAPILPLYKDDEESFIKALFRKGLNNLEDNYAIISKYTKNWESDRIALMDRLLMNLAITEAKAFEYIPTKVTLNEYIEISKFYSTPKSNTFINGVLDKIFDDLKKEGAIKKVGRGLLN, from the coding sequence ATGCTTAATAGAAGACATTTAAGAATTAAAGTATTACAAACATTATATGCTTTTACGCAATCTAATAATACCAATTTAGTTGCAGGGGAGAAAGAATTATTGCATGGGGTAGAAAAAATGTACGATTTGTATATTTATTACTTAACGATGTTTGATAGTTTTACACACTTTGCCGAATTAAAAATTGAAGAAGCAAAACGTAAAATATTTACAAGTGAAGAAGATTTAAATCCGAATTTAAAGTTTGTAAACAATCGCTTTTTAGCACTTCTAAAAAACAACAAAGCCATTAAAGATGCTTCATTAACAACTAAAATAAACTGGAGCAACGATGTTGAACAAGATGTTTTAACAAAACTATTTAACTCATTCACTAAGAACGACATATATAATGAGTATATGGAGAAAGAAAGCAGTTCTTTTGAAGAGGATAAGAAGTTTATCGTCAAACTTTTCAAAAAAGAGATTTGTAATTTTGAATTGCTTTTACATTTCTTTGAAGAGAAAAGTGTTTATTGGCAAGATGATATCGATTTAGTTTGTTCTATGGTTATTAAAACCTTAAAATCATTCAAATCACCTGATGATATTCATGCTCCGATTTTACCTTTGTATAAAGATGATGAGGAAAGTTTTATCAAAGCGTTATTTAGAAAAGGCTTAAACAACTTAGAAGATAACTATGCTATAATTTCTAAATACACTAAAAACTGGGAATCTGATCGAATAGCCTTAATGGATCGTTTGTTAATGAACTTAGCCATTACTGAAGCTAAAGCCTTTGAGTATATCCCTACAAAAGTAACCTTGAATGAGTATATAGAAATTTCAAAGTTTTACAGCACACCAAAAAGTAATACTTTTATTAATGGTGTTTTGGATAAAATATTTGATGACTTAAAAAAAGAGGGTGCAATAAAAAAAGTAGGAAGAGGGCTTCTCAATTAG
- a CDS encoding energy transducer TonB codes for MLKFLCLNYILSISIILLGQDSSSVFITPEIPAQYKIGSQQLLNDIYKNLKSPSTQADITGRVYVSFTVDTTGKITNPKIKRGINELFDKEALRIISLLGEWTPGKLYGKKINTKMIIPITFNCNRSPSQ; via the coding sequence GTGCTTAAGTTTTTGTGTTTAAATTATATCCTATCTATTAGTATTATACTATTAGGGCAAGACAGCTCATCTGTATTTATAACCCCTGAAATACCTGCCCAATATAAAATTGGAAGCCAACAATTATTAAATGACATTTACAAAAATTTAAAATCCCCAAGCACTCAAGCTGATATAACTGGTAGAGTTTATGTTTCTTTTACTGTTGATACCACAGGGAAAATAACCAACCCAAAAATAAAAAGAGGCATTAATGAACTCTTTGACAAAGAAGCATTAAGAATTATAAGCTTGCTAGGAGAATGGACTCCTGGGAAATTATATGGCAAAAAAATTAATACAAAAATGATCATTCCCATAACCTTTAATTGCAATAGAAGTCCATCTCAATAA
- a CDS encoding DUF1573 domain-containing protein — MKRIIIAGFIGASLLSSCKITDKNDGKAVTSEMLNTDAENAPVMEFENETFEFDNIAIGSTVKHSFKFKNTGQSALLLFDVKASCGCTVLKGWPKEPIAPGETAEIPIEFTPNVTGQNEKSVSIVANTIPSVKKLAIRGTVVGTN; from the coding sequence ATGAAACGAATAATAATTGCTGGATTTATAGGTGCTAGTTTACTGTCAAGTTGTAAAATAACTGATAAAAACGATGGCAAAGCTGTAACATCAGAAATGCTCAATACCGATGCAGAGAACGCTCCTGTTATGGAATTTGAAAATGAAACTTTTGAATTTGATAATATTGCTATTGGATCAACGGTTAAGCACAGTTTTAAATTCAAAAATACTGGTCAATCTGCGCTCTTATTATTTGATGTTAAAGCTTCATGCGGTTGTACTGTTTTAAAAGGGTGGCCAAAAGAACCAATTGCTCCTGGAGAAACTGCTGAAATTCCAATTGAATTTACCCCAAATGTGACGGGACAAAATGAAAAATCTGTTTCTATTGTAGCCAATACTATTCCCTCTGTGAAAAAATTAGCCATTAGAGGAACTGTGGTAGGAACAAACTAA
- the yajC gene encoding preprotein translocase subunit YajC — MKLTLLQAAGGDAGMMNIIMIVAMFAVFYFFMIRPQQKKKKELEKYISEIKQGDAVLTLGGIHGKVTAVNDTTVNIVSDGGAKLKIEKSAIVADASAIANGPR, encoded by the coding sequence ATGAAATTAACACTTTTACAAGCTGCAGGAGGAGATGCTGGAATGATGAACATCATTATGATTGTAGCCATGTTTGCGGTCTTTTATTTCTTTATGATCAGACCACAGCAAAAAAAGAAAAAAGAACTAGAAAAATACATTTCTGAAATCAAGCAAGGAGATGCAGTACTAACACTTGGAGGTATTCATGGAAAAGTTACTGCTGTCAACGACACAACAGTAAACATTGTTTCTGATGGAGGGGCTAAATTAAAGATTGAAAAAAGTGCTATTGTTGCTGATGCTTCAGCCATAGCAAATGGACCAAGATAA
- a CDS encoding ABC transporter ATP-binding protein/permease, protein MKSLFYLNKYLIKYKWRLLLGTLFIVASNLFGVYMPEVVKNATNQIVDFANQSTDDFSYQEITKLAIYLAGVYVFLSFMKGVFLFFTRQTIIIMSRLIEYDLKNEIYNKYQELDMSFYKKNRTGDIMNRISEDVSRVRMYLGPAIMYTINLIVLFILIVSFMLRINVELTLYSLVPLPIMSYLVYKVSSVINKRSELVQRTQSGLSSFVQEKLSGIRVLKAYNRGKHFVNKFEEETYNYQVASLSLARTNAFFMPVIVLLIGLSTIITIYIGGVKAIEGTIDTGIILQFIMYVNMLTWPFASVGWVTSLVQRAAASQTRLNEFLEVESEITEVENPITIIKGAIEFKNVSFIYPESGIVALDNVSFVIPEGATVGVTGRTGCGKSTIANLLCRLYDVTEGEVLINGTNIKQYSISALRTAFGYVPQEVFLFSDTVANNIAFGMKQKAVSEAAIIQAAKDAAVYQNIIGFEKGFETEIGEKGVTLSGGQKQRLSIARAIIKEPPFMIFDDCLSAVDTKTEEQILSNLNRIMNGKTAVLIGHRISTLKNADQILLFDNGHLLEKGSHNELVNLGGNYAELYQKQKVERKG, encoded by the coding sequence GTGAAGTCATTATTTTATTTAAACAAATACTTAATAAAATATAAGTGGAGATTACTCCTGGGAACCCTATTTATTGTGGCTTCTAACTTGTTTGGAGTATACATGCCTGAAGTGGTTAAGAATGCAACCAATCAAATTGTTGATTTTGCCAATCAAAGTACTGATGATTTTTCTTATCAAGAAATTACCAAATTAGCCATATATCTGGCAGGAGTATATGTTTTTCTTTCTTTTATGAAAGGCGTGTTTTTATTTTTTACTCGCCAAACGATTATTATTATGTCTCGTTTGATAGAATATGATTTAAAAAATGAAATCTATAATAAGTATCAAGAACTGGACATGTCGTTTTACAAAAAGAACCGAACTGGGGATATAATGAATAGGATAAGTGAGGATGTTAGTCGGGTAAGAATGTATTTGGGGCCTGCTATTATGTATACCATAAACCTTATCGTACTCTTTATTCTAATTGTTAGTTTTATGCTACGTATCAATGTTGAATTAACATTGTATTCATTAGTGCCATTACCAATAATGTCTTACTTGGTATATAAGGTAAGTAGCGTCATTAATAAAAGGAGTGAATTGGTTCAACGAACACAATCGGGGTTATCATCATTTGTACAGGAAAAGCTATCAGGAATTCGAGTGTTAAAAGCTTATAATCGAGGAAAACACTTTGTTAATAAATTTGAAGAAGAAACCTACAATTATCAAGTAGCAAGCTTGAGTTTGGCGAGAACAAATGCTTTCTTTATGCCTGTAATTGTATTGCTAATTGGTTTAAGTACCATTATTACGATTTATATTGGAGGAGTTAAGGCTATTGAGGGAACCATTGATACAGGTATTATTTTACAGTTTATCATGTATGTAAACATGTTAACTTGGCCTTTTGCTTCAGTAGGGTGGGTGACTTCATTGGTGCAAAGAGCTGCTGCTTCTCAAACAAGATTAAACGAATTTTTAGAGGTTGAAAGTGAAATTACTGAAGTGGAAAACCCTATAACAATAATAAAAGGCGCGATAGAATTTAAAAATGTTAGTTTTATTTATCCTGAAAGCGGAATCGTGGCATTGGATAATGTGAGTTTTGTTATACCTGAAGGCGCAACGGTTGGAGTAACTGGAAGAACTGGGTGCGGAAAATCAACAATCGCTAATTTATTGTGTCGATTGTATGACGTGACTGAGGGAGAGGTTTTGATTAATGGAACGAACATCAAGCAATATAGTATTTCGGCACTTAGAACAGCTTTTGGTTATGTTCCCCAAGAAGTGTTTTTATTCTCTGATACTGTTGCCAATAATATAGCATTTGGAATGAAACAGAAAGCAGTTTCTGAAGCTGCTATTATTCAAGCTGCTAAAGATGCTGCTGTTTATCAAAATATTATAGGGTTTGAAAAAGGATTTGAAACAGAAATAGGAGAGAAAGGCGTGACTTTATCAGGTGGTCAAAAGCAGCGTTTGTCTATTGCCAGAGCAATTATTAAAGAACCTCCATTTATGATTTTTGATGATTGTTTATCTGCTGTAGATACTAAAACAGAAGAACAAATTTTATCGAATTTAAATAGAATTATGAATGGAAAAACAGCAGTGCTAATAGGCCATCGTATTTCTACGTTAAAAAATGCCGATCAAATTCTGTTGTTTGATAATGGACACCTGTTAGAAAAAGGGAGTCATAATGAATTGGTTAATTTAGGAGGAAATTATGCTGAACTTTATCAAAAACAAAAAGTTGAACGTAAAGGTTAA
- a CDS encoding leucine dehydrogenase, giving the protein MTDMGHEQVLFCQDKQAGLKAIIAVHNTVCGPALGGTRMWNYNTEAEALKDVLRLSRGMTYKNAISGLNLGGGKAVIIGNSRTDKSEALFRRFGQFVDSLAGKYITAEDVGISPQDMNWVSMETKHVAGLPGKSGDPSPVTAFGVYMGMKAAAKIQFGSDSLEGKKVAVQGVGHVGEYLVQNLQKEGADIYITDIHEETLKHVANKYGAKVVGLDEIYDIDMDIYAPCALGATVNDATLERLKCSIIAGAANNQLENENKHGEIVREKGIIYAPDFLINAGGVMNCYGEVYDIPSNRIMGMAEDIYNTTLNIIKKSREEGIPTYLAANRMAEERIQQLANIKQYF; this is encoded by the coding sequence ATGACAGACATGGGACATGAACAAGTTTTATTCTGCCAAGATAAACAAGCCGGACTAAAAGCAATTATAGCTGTTCACAATACTGTTTGTGGGCCAGCATTGGGAGGGACAAGAATGTGGAATTACAATACAGAAGCTGAAGCTTTAAAAGATGTATTGAGACTTTCGAGAGGAATGACCTATAAAAATGCCATTTCTGGTCTAAATCTAGGTGGAGGAAAAGCTGTAATTATTGGAAATTCTAGAACAGACAAATCTGAAGCTCTTTTTAGAAGATTTGGACAATTTGTTGACAGTTTAGCAGGAAAATACATTACTGCTGAAGATGTAGGGATTTCGCCTCAAGATATGAATTGGGTCTCAATGGAAACTAAACACGTAGCTGGTTTACCAGGTAAAAGTGGTGATCCATCTCCCGTTACTGCATTTGGAGTATACATGGGGATGAAAGCTGCTGCAAAAATACAATTTGGCTCAGACTCACTAGAAGGTAAAAAAGTTGCCGTTCAAGGAGTAGGACATGTTGGAGAGTATTTGGTTCAAAATCTTCAAAAAGAAGGAGCTGATATATACATTACTGACATTCATGAGGAGACGTTAAAACATGTTGCTAATAAATATGGTGCTAAAGTCGTTGGTTTAGACGAAATTTATGACATTGATATGGACATTTATGCTCCATGTGCTCTTGGAGCAACTGTGAATGATGCTACCTTAGAGCGTTTAAAGTGCAGTATTATTGCAGGTGCAGCCAACAATCAATTAGAAAATGAAAATAAACACGGCGAAATTGTTAGAGAAAAAGGGATTATTTACGCTCCTGACTTCTTAATCAATGCCGGAGGAGTAATGAATTGTTATGGAGAAGTTTATGACATTCCTTCTAACAGAATTATGGGAATGGCCGAAGATATTTATAACACCACTTTAAACATCATCAAAAAATCTAGAGAAGAAGGAATACCTACTTATCTAGCTGCCAATAGAATGGCTGAAGAAAGAATTCAACAATTAGCCAACATCAAACAATACTTCTAA
- the dinB gene encoding DNA polymerase IV, whose product MESDFPTRKIIHVDMDAFYASVEQLDHPELRGKPIAVGGGGERGVVAAASYEARKFNVKSALSGKIARERCPHLIFVKPRFERYKEVSAMIREIFYEYTDLVEPLSLDEAFLDVTENKKNNPSAGLIAQEIREKIYQKTGLTASAGISINKFLAKVASDINKPNGQKTIKPQEVLSFLEELPVAKFFGVGKVTAQKMYKLGIFKGQDLKRKSLEELQLHFGKSGQHYYNIVRGIQHSNVSPNRIRKSIAAERTFTNDLTSKEEIIEKLSKIGDELEKRLKKSNTKGKTITLKIKYLDFIVHTRSKTLAYYIDNKKDFFEIVIQLLLQEQLIKPVRLLGISISNLDNQKTIDKWIQLTFNFDSQSN is encoded by the coding sequence ATGGAAAGTGACTTTCCTACTCGAAAAATAATTCATGTTGACATGGATGCTTTTTACGCATCTGTTGAACAACTAGATCATCCTGAATTAAGAGGAAAGCCTATAGCAGTTGGCGGTGGTGGGGAAAGAGGAGTTGTAGCTGCAGCAAGTTATGAAGCAAGAAAGTTTAATGTTAAATCCGCTTTATCTGGAAAAATAGCTAGAGAAAGATGTCCTCACCTAATCTTTGTAAAACCTCGATTTGAACGTTATAAAGAGGTCTCTGCCATGATTCGTGAAATCTTTTACGAATACACCGATTTAGTAGAACCTTTATCTTTAGACGAAGCTTTTTTAGACGTCACAGAAAACAAAAAAAATAATCCGTCCGCAGGTTTAATTGCTCAGGAAATTCGAGAAAAAATCTATCAAAAAACGGGGTTAACTGCATCTGCTGGAATTTCCATCAATAAATTTTTAGCTAAAGTTGCTTCTGACATCAATAAACCAAATGGACAAAAAACGATCAAGCCTCAAGAAGTTTTAAGTTTTCTTGAGGAACTACCCGTAGCTAAATTCTTTGGTGTTGGAAAAGTTACCGCTCAGAAGATGTATAAACTGGGCATTTTTAAAGGCCAAGATTTAAAACGAAAATCTTTAGAAGAGCTACAACTTCATTTTGGAAAATCTGGCCAACATTATTACAATATTGTAAGGGGGATACAGCATAGCAACGTTTCTCCTAACCGCATTCGAAAATCAATAGCAGCTGAAAGAACGTTTACGAATGACTTAACTTCTAAAGAAGAGATCATTGAAAAACTCTCAAAAATCGGAGATGAACTTGAAAAACGTTTAAAGAAAAGCAATACCAAAGGGAAAACAATAACGCTAAAAATAAAATACTTAGATTTTATTGTTCATACTAGAAGTAAAACCCTAGCTTATTATATTGACAATAAAAAGGACTTTTTTGAAATTGTCATCCAATTACTTTTACAAGAACAACTCATCAAACCAGTCCGTCTACTGGGCATATCTATCAGTAACCTTGATAATCAAAAGACCATTGATAAATGGATTCAATTAACATTTAATTTTGACTCCCAATCCAATTAA
- the coaE gene encoding dephospho-CoA kinase (Dephospho-CoA kinase (CoaE) performs the final step in coenzyme A biosynthesis.) produces the protein MDQDNMLKIGLTGGIGSGKTTVASIFNSFGIPIYNSDIRAKYIMNHDVELIKAIQHLLGDEAYLNGKINRPYISKKVFSTPALLQQLNQLVHPKVAEDFDHWCNENSHAPFIIKEAAILIESKAYLSLDKIIVVNAPEAIRITRVMQRDHTPLEAVKARIKNQISEEERNQYADFIVNNDGKTALIKQVKAIIKALKALQ, from the coding sequence ATGGACCAAGATAATATGCTTAAAATTGGATTAACTGGAGGAATTGGAAGTGGAAAAACCACAGTGGCTTCTATTTTCAATTCTTTTGGTATTCCTATATACAACTCTGATATACGAGCCAAGTATATCATGAACCATGATGTTGAGTTGATCAAAGCTATTCAACATCTTCTCGGGGACGAAGCTTATCTAAACGGAAAAATTAATCGTCCTTATATTTCAAAAAAAGTATTCTCTACCCCTGCTCTACTTCAACAACTCAACCAATTAGTACACCCAAAAGTCGCTGAAGACTTTGATCATTGGTGCAACGAAAACAGTCATGCTCCATTTATTATTAAAGAAGCCGCTATTTTAATCGAAAGTAAAGCTTATTTATCCTTAGATAAGATTATTGTGGTCAATGCACCTGAAGCAATTAGAATAACTCGCGTAATGCAGCGTGACCACACACCGCTTGAAGCAGTAAAAGCAAGAATAAAAAATCAAATTTCTGAAGAAGAGCGCAACCAATACGCTGATTTTATAGTCAATAATGACGGAAAAACAGCATTGATAAAACAAGTAAAAGCTATTATTAAAGCATTAAAAGCTCTTCAATAA
- a CDS encoding tetratricopeptide repeat protein produces the protein MKTISILIFLSILFLQCKTGNREAKEILVNQEHKANEQEDTSNSLEEIEQQIIENPESPNGYTKRSYYYAKQGDFKRALEDISRALTITPEEPSLNFTKAELLFNQAGMTLNALLYDQSEIYLNNTIKLDSSYVDAYILKAKIYIGRKNAEEAIGNLSEAIKISPTLSEPYALKGFVYQRLGNTQLAQSSYQTALEMDANNYDANTGLGYIYYLDTNANGLIYFDAAMRLDSNAIEPVRNKGLLLKNLGRIEAAKTAFNHVLQIDSLFEEAYYNLGVCEIDSYDDNFEEKTKDSIVNNAIHYFQQAVNINPEYVQALYNLGYSYEFKGDKKSALKYYKQAIEIAPDYELVNEALRRF, from the coding sequence ATGAAAACTATATCAATACTAATATTCCTTTCTATTCTCTTTTTACAATGTAAGACAGGAAACCGCGAAGCCAAAGAAATTCTTGTTAATCAAGAACATAAAGCCAATGAACAAGAAGACACCTCTAATTCATTAGAAGAAATAGAACAACAAATAATCGAAAACCCAGAAAGTCCGAACGGTTATACCAAACGTTCCTACTATTATGCTAAACAAGGAGACTTCAAACGTGCTTTGGAAGACATCAGTAGAGCATTAACAATTACACCCGAAGAACCTTCTTTAAACTTCACTAAGGCTGAGTTGCTATTTAATCAAGCTGGGATGACGCTTAATGCCTTACTTTATGATCAATCAGAAATCTATTTGAATAACACGATAAAACTAGATTCTAGTTATGTAGATGCCTACATACTAAAAGCAAAAATATACATCGGTAGAAAAAATGCTGAAGAAGCTATTGGTAACCTAAGTGAAGCCATTAAAATTTCACCTACTTTATCAGAGCCGTATGCACTAAAAGGGTTTGTTTATCAGCGTTTAGGAAACACTCAACTGGCTCAATCTTCCTATCAAACAGCACTAGAAATGGACGCTAATAATTACGATGCCAATACAGGTTTAGGATACATTTATTATTTAGATACCAATGCTAATGGGCTCATCTATTTTGATGCAGCTATGCGTTTAGACTCCAATGCTATTGAGCCAGTTAGAAATAAAGGTTTATTATTGAAAAACTTAGGCCGAATTGAGGCTGCAAAAACAGCATTCAACCACGTTCTTCAAATTGATTCTTTATTTGAAGAAGCCTATTATAATCTTGGTGTTTGCGAAATTGATTCTTACGACGATAATTTTGAAGAAAAAACTAAGGACTCTATTGTCAACAATGCGATTCATTATTTTCAACAAGCGGTAAATATTAACCCTGAATATGTTCAGGCGCTCTATAACCTTGGATACAGTTATGAATTTAAAGGTGATAAAAAAAGTGCCTTAAAATACTATAAACAAGCCATAGAAATCGCACCTGACTATGAATTGGTTAATGAAGCTCTAAGACGGTTCTAA